In Thermococcus sp. M39, the following are encoded in one genomic region:
- the malP gene encoding maltodextrin phosphorylase: MDVESIIKKKLPENIRGLAKLAYNYWWSWSHKATKMWMYIDEEHWREYKNPVKLLLDVSDERLKELARDDNFLDLYELVMNNFEKYMSEENTWFSVNYPKWDKPIVYLCMEYGIGKSLPIYSGGLGILAGDHVKTASDLGLPFIAIGLLYKHGYFKQEINEEGRQIEIFPSYDPREMPMKQILKENGEPLLIEVPIEDRIVYARVFEVNVGRVKLYLLDTDVEENSEEDRKICDYLYNAELDKRIKQEILLGIGGMRLLKALKIEPGVIHLNEGHPAFANFERIVWYMQEGLSFEEALEVVRGTSVFTTHTPVPAGHDVFPIWFVEEKLAKFFEGLPKEKFLDLGRVEEKDPNFNMSLLAIRTSNFVNGVSELHAEVTKKMWLNLWKEVPLDEIPIEGITNGIHTSTWVHERLARLYDRYMGKIWREHVNLEGIWYAIERIPDEELWEAHLKAKKDLIELIKRKIRERNTRLGIDEPVPEIDENALIIGFARRFATYKRAILILSDLERLKRIVNNPERPVYIVFAGKAHPRDEAGKEFLRRVYEVSQMPEFKGKIIVIENYDMGSARLMVAGVDVWLNNPRRPLEASGTSGMKAGLNGVLNLSIYDGWWVEGYNGRNGWVIGEENTEPETEEDDIRDAQSLYDILENEVIPLYYENREAWIGMMKESIKSIAPRFSTHRMVKEYMTKFYTKAMEHGIWLVRDNSRWAREIAAWKKKVLENWDKVSIEKILTEDARAVEVVVNLGNLSPEDVKVELYYGVKAKDYIIEKPYIVELKRPEHLGNGRYKYKYEGNALRNIINPCWHYAVRVYPYHPKLPYKFLLGGLIRWRGLLE; this comes from the coding sequence ATGGATGTGGAATCAATTATCAAGAAAAAGTTGCCTGAAAATATTAGAGGCTTAGCAAAGCTTGCCTATAATTATTGGTGGAGTTGGAGTCATAAAGCCACTAAAATGTGGATGTATATTGATGAAGAACATTGGAGAGAATACAAAAATCCTGTGAAGCTTCTCCTTGATGTGAGCGATGAAAGATTAAAAGAGCTTGCAAGGGATGACAACTTCCTTGATTTATATGAGCTTGTCATGAACAATTTTGAAAAATATATGAGCGAAGAAAATACTTGGTTTTCAGTTAACTATCCCAAATGGGATAAGCCAATAGTCTACCTATGTATGGAATATGGCATTGGAAAGAGCCTACCCATCTATTCTGGCGGTCTTGGAATTCTTGCTGGCGATCATGTAAAGACTGCAAGTGACTTAGGTTTGCCTTTCATTGCGATTGGTCTTCTCTATAAGCATGGCTACTTTAAGCAAGAAATAAACGAGGAAGGCAGACAGATTGAGATATTCCCCAGTTATGATCCGAGAGAAATGCCAATGAAGCAGATTCTCAAAGAAAACGGGGAGCCTCTTTTAATTGAAGTCCCCATTGAAGACAGAATAGTTTATGCAAGGGTTTTTGAAGTAAATGTTGGAAGAGTTAAGTTATACCTCCTTGATACGGATGTGGAGGAAAACAGCGAAGAAGACAGAAAAATATGTGACTACCTTTACAACGCTGAGCTTGACAAGAGGATTAAGCAAGAAATCCTCCTGGGCATTGGTGGAATGCGTCTCTTGAAAGCACTCAAGATTGAGCCGGGTGTAATTCATCTCAATGAAGGCCATCCAGCATTTGCGAACTTTGAGAGAATTGTATGGTATATGCAAGAAGGTCTCAGCTTTGAAGAGGCTTTGGAAGTTGTTAGGGGAACTAGTGTTTTCACCACTCACACGCCAGTTCCAGCAGGTCATGATGTTTTCCCAATATGGTTTGTTGAAGAGAAGCTTGCAAAGTTCTTTGAAGGTTTACCTAAAGAAAAATTCTTGGACCTAGGTAGGGTTGAGGAGAAAGATCCGAATTTTAACATGAGTCTTTTAGCTATAAGAACTTCAAACTTTGTGAATGGAGTCAGCGAGCTTCATGCAGAAGTTACAAAGAAGATGTGGCTTAATCTCTGGAAGGAAGTGCCACTTGATGAGATTCCAATTGAAGGTATAACAAATGGAATCCATACATCAACATGGGTTCATGAAAGGTTAGCTCGCTTATATGACAGATATATGGGTAAGATCTGGAGAGAGCATGTCAACTTAGAGGGCATTTGGTATGCGATTGAAAGAATTCCAGATGAAGAGCTTTGGGAAGCACATCTGAAAGCCAAAAAGGATCTGATTGAGCTTATCAAGAGAAAGATTAGGGAAAGGAATACTCGTTTAGGCATTGATGAACCGGTTCCAGAAATTGACGAGAATGCTTTAATAATAGGATTTGCAAGAAGATTTGCAACGTATAAAAGAGCAATCTTAATCTTGAGCGACCTTGAGCGCTTAAAGAGGATAGTGAACAATCCAGAGAGACCCGTGTATATAGTCTTTGCAGGAAAAGCTCATCCAAGGGATGAAGCTGGAAAGGAGTTCTTGAGGAGAGTTTATGAAGTTTCCCAGATGCCTGAGTTCAAGGGCAAGATAATTGTCATAGAAAACTATGACATGGGTTCTGCTCGTTTGATGGTTGCTGGCGTTGATGTATGGCTCAACAATCCAAGGAGACCTCTTGAAGCTAGTGGAACAAGTGGCATGAAAGCTGGACTTAACGGTGTCTTGAACTTGAGCATCTACGATGGCTGGTGGGTTGAGGGCTACAACGGAAGAAACGGCTGGGTCATTGGAGAAGAAAACACAGAACCGGAGACCGAAGAAGATGATATAAGGGATGCTCAAAGTTTGTATGATATCCTTGAGAATGAAGTAATTCCGCTCTATTATGAGAATAGGGAAGCATGGATAGGCATGATGAAAGAGAGCATAAAAAGCATAGCACCAAGATTCAGCACGCACAGAATGGTTAAGGAATACATGACAAAGTTCTATACAAAGGCCATGGAGCATGGTATCTGGCTTGTTAGAGACAACTCCCGCTGGGCAAGGGAGATAGCAGCTTGGAAGAAGAAAGTGCTCGAAAATTGGGACAAGGTGAGCATTGAAAAAATACTTACAGAAGACGCCAGAGCGGTGGAAGTTGTTGTGAACCTTGGAAATCTGAGTCCCGAGGATGTGAAAGTTGAACTCTACTATGGGGTGAAAGCCAAGGACTATATTATTGAGAAGCCCTATATAGTCGAGCTCAAGAGGCCAGAGCATCTGGGCAATGGAAGATACAAATACAAATATGAGGGCAATGCTCTGAGGAATATAATCAATCCGTGCTGGCATTATGCTGTGAGGGTTTATCCCTACCATCCAAAGCTGCCGTACAAATTCCTTCTTGGTGGCTTGATTAGATGGCGTGGATTGCTTGAATGA
- a CDS encoding sodium-dependent transporter — MEEKTKWTIYLAFLVAGFATGIGTMGLFPQFWLQYGMTGLTVYLLFTVFFTYLAILEAESTQKTAYHFAELYTKLTKTSGMIIAILLAIIVFLSYYTANTALILLSPFLGTGTVGRLIAKLILLAVTFIIITRAKEKTFLIMALGSAIFVIFAVITAVAFKTKIPAENFYLTLAKGMIFAKQPISLALLRDAAIRALYGVGLGFAFYLMIGSFMGRDFSSKVIIGTGVAIQVFIGILSTFIVIYSVAPGTPGLLLTYATGGEEGSIKFMEALPKVLADYQILLFMIAISLFFAGLTSIVPTAEIGLQITQMLTGLSREKAATYFIGFVVLIGIIDSYPPIADMMLQAINIFIFIGAIFEVYPLVTKLREQKSPVEHAIAVIGAAFFALLGIYTMISEAKMGGYRVVSTVIALVLLVIGVAIREFGKASE, encoded by the coding sequence ATGGAGGAGAAGACAAAATGGACAATATACCTAGCTTTTTTAGTTGCTGGATTTGCAACAGGAATAGGCACTATGGGTTTGTTTCCACAGTTCTGGCTTCAGTATGGAATGACGGGGCTTACAGTATATCTGCTCTTTACAGTGTTTTTCACCTATCTAGCAATACTTGAGGCTGAATCAACTCAAAAAACTGCCTATCACTTTGCAGAGCTGTACACTAAGCTTACAAAAACCTCGGGAATGATTATTGCGATTTTGCTGGCTATTATAGTATTCTTATCATACTACACAGCGAACACGGCCCTTATACTGCTGTCACCGTTCCTTGGAACGGGGACCGTTGGAAGGCTTATTGCGAAGCTCATCTTGTTGGCAGTAACATTCATAATAATCACAAGAGCCAAAGAGAAGACTTTCCTCATAATGGCTCTCGGTTCAGCGATCTTCGTTATCTTTGCTGTGATAACGGCAGTAGCATTTAAAACAAAGATACCAGCCGAGAACTTCTACTTAACCTTAGCTAAAGGGATGATATTTGCAAAACAACCAATTTCCCTGGCTCTATTAAGAGATGCTGCTATTAGGGCTCTTTATGGTGTTGGTCTGGGATTTGCATTCTACTTAATGATTGGAAGCTTCATGGGGAGGGACTTTAGCTCTAAGGTAATTATTGGAACAGGTGTAGCGATTCAGGTATTTATAGGAATTCTCTCAACTTTCATAGTGATATATTCAGTGGCTCCAGGTACGCCAGGACTGCTTCTCACTTATGCAACAGGAGGAGAGGAGGGTTCAATAAAATTCATGGAGGCTCTGCCCAAAGTATTAGCTGATTATCAAATTCTACTCTTTATGATTGCGATATCGCTCTTTTTCGCCGGCCTTACAAGCATTGTCCCAACTGCAGAGATTGGTCTTCAGATTACCCAAATGCTGACTGGTTTAAGCAGAGAAAAGGCAGCAACTTACTTCATAGGTTTCGTAGTTCTAATAGGGATTATTGACTCATATCCCCCAATTGCCGACATGATGCTTCAAGCGATAAATATCTTCATATTCATTGGGGCAATATTTGAGGTATATCCTTTGGTAACAAAGCTGAGAGAGCAAAAGAGTCCAGTAGAGCATGCAATAGCAGTGATAGGTGCAGCCTTTTTTGCATTGCTGGGCATCTATACAATGATTTCAGAAGCTAAAATGGGAGGCTACAGGGTAGTCTCAACGGTAATAGCTCTTGTCCTCTTGGTTATAGGAGTTGCAATAAGAGAATTTGGGAAAGCTTCCGAGTGA
- a CDS encoding class I SAM-dependent methyltransferase, translating into MNSEEKFENEVLSKIPLRNEPFLPNNWLHLEMLERFRLSQFAGIKEGMNILEIGCGAHAIATVPLAYMVGETGRVIAVDLARWTYFEEIVKSAGPWRRVIPMKVDAQNLPFPFKSFDLAVLIHGIRSLRNEETIVNVKVISEMLRVADEIFIAESLPIAKTKGQEAHLEMYNLREGIFEALYGRKDDLHYFPLEKLIEFVEKAGGEIKEYGTFEPNLPHLLAYIPREYIEKIRDTKKRERLLKKWESAYEKLQKYGAEHPPVGWIKAKEKIEKSLGSFPKFSYCNSYNQEDKSYYR; encoded by the coding sequence GTGAACTCTGAAGAAAAATTCGAAAATGAGGTTCTTTCAAAAATTCCATTGAGGAATGAGCCTTTCCTTCCAAATAACTGGCTCCACCTTGAAATGCTTGAACGCTTTAGGCTTTCGCAGTTCGCTGGAATTAAAGAAGGAATGAATATTCTGGAGATAGGCTGCGGTGCTCACGCTATAGCAACAGTGCCTTTAGCTTATATGGTTGGAGAAACTGGGAGAGTCATTGCTGTGGATTTAGCAAGGTGGACGTATTTTGAAGAGATAGTTAAGAGCGCTGGGCCTTGGAGGAGAGTTATTCCAATGAAAGTTGATGCCCAAAATTTGCCATTTCCCTTCAAGAGCTTTGATTTGGCAGTTTTAATTCATGGAATTAGAAGCTTAAGGAATGAGGAGACAATTGTTAATGTTAAAGTAATTAGCGAGATGCTCCGCGTTGCTGATGAAATTTTTATTGCTGAAAGTCTGCCAATAGCCAAAACAAAGGGACAAGAAGCTCATCTTGAGATGTACAACCTCAGAGAGGGGATATTCGAAGCTCTCTATGGCAGAAAAGATGATCTGCATTATTTCCCACTTGAAAAGCTGATAGAGTTTGTAGAAAAAGCGGGTGGAGAAATTAAAGAATATGGAACTTTTGAACCAAATCTACCACACCTCCTAGCTTACATTCCAAGAGAATACATTGAGAAAATTAGAGACACTAAAAAACGAGAAAGACTACTCAAAAAGTGGGAGAGCGCTTATGAAAAACTCCAAAAATATGGAGCGGAACATCCTCCAGTAGGTTGGATAAAGGCAAAAGAAAAAATAGAAAAATCACTCGGAAGCTTTCCCAAATTCTCTTATTGCAACTCCTATAACCAAGAGGACAAGAGCTATTACCGTTGA
- a CDS encoding glutamate--tRNA ligase: MEELILKYALINAIQHDGKANPKAVIGKVLGTHPELRPKAKEIVPLVNKIVEEVNKMSIEDQEAKLREIYPEFFEKKEEKHEEKKGLPPLPKAEKGKVVTRFAPNPDGAFHLGNARAAILSHEYARMYDGKFILRFDDTDPKVKRPEPIFYEWIIEDLKWLGFKIDEIHYASDRLEIYYKYAEELIKMGKAYVCTCKPEEFRKLRDAGKPCPHRDEPVEIQLERWEKMLDGTYKEGEAVVRIKTDLNHPNPAVRDWPALRIIDNPDHPRTGDKYRVWPLYNFASAIDDHDLGVTHIFRGQEHAENETRQRYIYDYFGWEYPVTVHHGRLSIEGVILSKSKTRKGIQEGRYLGWDDPRLGTIRALKRRGILPEAIRELIISVGLKRSDTTISWDNLAAINRKLIDPVANRYFFVADPIPMYIKGFEEEFIAKVPLHPDHPERGYRELKFTPEKPIYVSKDDLELLKKSEYIRLKDLFNVKLLEVSEEKIVAEFDSIEYEKAREHRWHMIHWVPEGKECEVIIPEGDELIVKKGLLEKDADVKVDDIVQFERFGFVRIDAIENGVVKAIFAHK; the protein is encoded by the coding sequence ATGGAGGAGCTGATTTTAAAGTATGCGCTCATCAATGCAATACAGCATGATGGAAAAGCCAATCCTAAAGCTGTCATAGGCAAAGTTCTTGGTACTCATCCAGAGCTGAGGCCTAAAGCTAAGGAGATAGTCCCTCTCGTAAATAAAATAGTTGAAGAAGTCAACAAGATGAGCATAGAGGATCAGGAGGCAAAGCTCAGAGAGATTTATCCAGAGTTCTTTGAGAAAAAAGAAGAGAAGCATGAGGAAAAGAAAGGATTACCTCCGCTTCCCAAAGCTGAGAAAGGAAAGGTAGTTACAAGGTTTGCTCCAAACCCTGATGGGGCTTTCCACTTAGGAAACGCTCGTGCGGCTATTTTAAGCCACGAGTATGCGAGAATGTACGACGGCAAGTTCATATTGAGATTTGACGACACTGATCCAAAGGTGAAGAGACCCGAGCCCATCTTTTATGAGTGGATAATTGAGGATTTAAAGTGGCTCGGCTTCAAAATTGATGAGATTCATTATGCCAGCGATAGGCTTGAGATTTATTACAAGTATGCTGAAGAGCTGATAAAGATGGGCAAAGCCTATGTTTGTACTTGTAAGCCAGAGGAGTTCAGAAAGCTCAGAGATGCCGGAAAGCCCTGTCCGCACCGTGATGAACCCGTTGAGATTCAGCTCGAAAGATGGGAGAAGATGCTTGACGGAACTTACAAAGAAGGAGAAGCTGTTGTTAGGATAAAAACCGATTTAAACCACCCAAATCCAGCCGTGAGAGACTGGCCAGCTTTAAGGATAATTGACAATCCAGATCATCCCAGAACTGGGGATAAATACAGAGTTTGGCCACTCTATAACTTTGCATCAGCCATTGATGACCATGATCTCGGCGTAACTCATATCTTCAGAGGACAAGAGCATGCCGAGAATGAGACGAGGCAGCGCTATATTTACGACTATTTCGGCTGGGAGTATCCAGTAACTGTTCACCACGGTAGATTGTCAATTGAGGGAGTAATTCTGAGCAAATCAAAAACGAGAAAAGGAATTCAGGAGGGCAGATACTTAGGCTGGGATGACCCGAGATTAGGAACAATTAGAGCATTAAAAAGAAGGGGAATTCTTCCAGAAGCAATAAGGGAACTGATTATAAGCGTTGGGCTCAAGAGGAGTGACACAACCATAAGCTGGGACAACTTGGCTGCGATAAATAGAAAGCTTATTGACCCAGTGGCAAACCGCTATTTCTTCGTTGCCGACCCAATTCCAATGTACATCAAAGGCTTTGAGGAAGAATTCATTGCAAAAGTTCCGCTCCACCCAGATCATCCAGAGAGAGGATATAGAGAGCTAAAATTCACACCAGAAAAACCGATTTATGTGTCAAAAGATGATTTGGAACTGCTCAAGAAGAGTGAATACATAAGGCTCAAAGATCTCTTCAACGTTAAGCTCCTTGAGGTTAGTGAGGAGAAAATAGTTGCAGAATTTGACAGCATTGAATACGAAAAAGCGAGAGAACACAGATGGCACATGATTCACTGGGTTCCAGAAGGAAAAGAGTGTGAAGTTATAATTCCAGAAGGAGACGAGCTTATAGTCAAGAAAGGTCTGCTTGAGAAAGATGCAGATGTTAAAGTTGACGACATAGTGCAGTTCGAGAGATTCGGCTTTGTCAGAATTGATGCCATTGAAAATGGAGTCGTCAAGGCAATATTTGCCCACAAGTGA
- a CDS encoding phosphatase PAP2 family protein, whose product MRKLDKALLTVSIFLLLSSILATYFQVYAFWKAITFLGYEKFYMILIPVIYLGYSSSYGITLFIPFILGMWLNLFLKNFFKLPRPPENRRLVEANGYGFPSGHAQGSSIVFGYFAYTKEGIGVRVFCLTMIALISLSRIVLGVHYWRDIFGGILLGVAVISLGVYLKNKIKYTPKVALLGIILSLLLPVISRSVGYANETFSIVEGSLIGAVVGYSAFKQLNLPDTSEIPLRKRAVMVTVGLFVSGSGYIAWKFGAPGLPTFALSTFTMVFLVPWTFSRLFDGYER is encoded by the coding sequence ATGAGGAAACTCGACAAGGCATTACTTACAGTTTCAATTTTTCTCTTGCTCTCTTCCATTCTAGCAACGTACTTTCAAGTTTATGCATTTTGGAAAGCTATAACTTTCCTTGGATATGAAAAATTCTACATGATTCTAATCCCAGTGATATACCTCGGCTACAGCTCGTCCTATGGGATAACGCTCTTTATTCCTTTCATCCTTGGCATGTGGCTTAATTTGTTCCTTAAAAACTTCTTCAAGTTGCCGCGACCGCCAGAAAACCGCAGACTCGTTGAAGCTAATGGATACGGGTTCCCAAGCGGACATGCTCAAGGCTCAAGCATTGTCTTCGGATACTTCGCTTACACAAAGGAAGGGATTGGAGTTAGAGTTTTCTGCCTGACTATGATAGCCCTGATTTCGCTTTCAAGGATAGTCCTAGGAGTCCACTACTGGAGGGATATATTTGGTGGAATTCTGCTGGGAGTTGCAGTTATTTCTCTAGGGGTATACCTAAAGAATAAAATCAAATACACGCCAAAAGTTGCTCTGCTAGGGATCATCCTAAGCCTTCTGCTTCCCGTAATATCAAGGAGCGTTGGATATGCCAACGAAACATTTTCAATAGTTGAGGGTTCTCTGATTGGTGCAGTGGTGGGATATTCGGCATTTAAACAGCTCAACCTGCCCGATACTTCAGAGATACCTCTCAGGAAGAGAGCAGTAATGGTGACTGTTGGGCTGTTCGTCAGCGGTAGCGGATATATAGCCTGGAAGTTTGGAGCTCCTGGACTGCCGACATTCGCATTATCAACATTTACAATGGTATTCTTGGTTCCTTGGACTTTCTCAAGGCTTTTTGATGGGTATGAGAGGTAA
- a CDS encoding alpha/beta hydrolase — translation MTGKILVVLFFPIALSFLFVIFVAYKMIKPPWEIKEWTPKDLGYDYEEVMIQTRDGLKLHAWWIDRGNEKTVIPLHGYTSSKWNDLYIKPTMEILLKAGYNVLAFDFRAHGKSEGKYTTVGDKELIDLVSAIDWLKENHPEKAKKIGLIGFSMGAMVTIRALAEDERVCCGVADSPPMHLDKTGARGLRYFAKLPEWLYIFVKPFTLMISGGKVVHPLEYADKVKKPLLLIAGKKDPLVKVEEIQEFYERNKKINPNVELWVTEAPHVRTILIAKDEYKKRILEFFEKYL, via the coding sequence ATGACCGGGAAAATCCTAGTTGTCCTTTTCTTCCCAATAGCCCTCTCTTTCCTTTTCGTGATTTTTGTAGCATACAAAATGATCAAACCGCCATGGGAAATCAAAGAATGGACGCCGAAGGATTTGGGCTATGATTACGAGGAAGTAATGATACAAACTAGAGACGGCCTAAAACTTCATGCATGGTGGATTGACCGAGGAAATGAAAAAACTGTAATCCCACTCCACGGCTACACCTCAAGCAAGTGGAATGACCTTTACATAAAGCCGACGATGGAAATTCTGCTGAAAGCCGGCTACAACGTCCTTGCCTTTGATTTCAGAGCACATGGGAAGAGCGAAGGGAAATACACGACTGTTGGGGACAAAGAGCTGATTGACCTAGTCTCAGCGATTGACTGGCTTAAGGAGAATCATCCAGAGAAAGCTAAGAAGATAGGCCTCATAGGTTTTTCAATGGGTGCAATGGTTACTATAAGGGCTTTAGCTGAAGACGAAAGAGTTTGCTGTGGAGTTGCTGATTCTCCACCAATGCACCTTGATAAGACGGGAGCAAGAGGCCTGAGGTATTTCGCAAAGCTCCCCGAATGGCTGTATATCTTTGTTAAGCCATTCACGCTGATGATAAGCGGGGGAAAAGTTGTTCACCCATTAGAATATGCGGACAAAGTGAAGAAGCCCCTCTTACTAATAGCTGGAAAGAAAGACCCGCTCGTCAAAGTTGAAGAAATTCAAGAGTTCTATGAGAGGAATAAGAAAATCAATCCAAACGTTGAGCTTTGGGTTACAGAAGCTCCTCATGTCAGGACAATACTCATAGCAAAGGATGAATATAAGAAGAGAATTCTGGAGTTTTTCGAGAAATACCTCTGA
- a CDS encoding MFS transporter — translation MERKKFSWGVVLGLALLGFSRSVGWALNKGLSFPLLSSYTQSAFVKGTILALEGIIGLLIPPLLGYYSDTLKSKYGRRRPFIIIGGILAGFAALMIYTAYALGAPLAGFALTLAFFYFSMHLYTAQFRALMPDTIESGERGKASGVITLLEWAGNLFLFGLAGFLIAKAVAETGEAEGIKALAQTPYLKIPFIITAIFLIGAALFVYFIVKEPKAPEIEEDESLIGYLKSIVENRDFLKFYAAQTLWWMSFEFIAIFLYGILAFILHGSATEENVKAVTSLGLYLMALFNITVLLGALPGGIIYDKLGRRLSIILGGIIFALPQLWGWFISTQTEIVIALGLAGIGWGILMAASYPVIGDLLTRYEKEAFTGRYYGFFEATRSLPVLLAGTIGGAIVDLAGENYRILFPIGALLVLLAMPMIWHMKNLEPGEK, via the coding sequence ATGGAGCGTAAAAAGTTCAGCTGGGGAGTAGTCTTGGGATTAGCGCTTCTTGGTTTTAGTAGAAGTGTAGGATGGGCATTAAATAAAGGACTTTCCTTTCCATTGCTTTCCAGCTATACTCAGTCTGCATTTGTCAAAGGAACAATCCTAGCCCTTGAAGGTATCATTGGACTGCTAATCCCACCGCTCTTGGGATATTACAGCGATACATTAAAATCAAAATATGGAAGGAGAAGACCTTTTATCATCATTGGAGGAATATTAGCTGGATTTGCAGCGTTGATGATTTACACTGCTTATGCGCTTGGAGCGCCACTAGCAGGTTTTGCACTAACACTAGCATTCTTCTACTTCTCAATGCACCTATACACCGCACAGTTTAGAGCCTTAATGCCAGACACAATAGAAAGTGGTGAGAGAGGAAAAGCGAGTGGTGTAATTACGCTTTTGGAGTGGGCTGGCAATCTTTTCCTCTTTGGATTAGCTGGATTTCTAATAGCCAAAGCTGTTGCTGAAACAGGGGAAGCCGAAGGCATAAAAGCTTTAGCCCAAACTCCTTACCTCAAGATACCTTTCATAATAACTGCCATCTTCCTTATTGGTGCAGCATTGTTCGTGTATTTCATAGTTAAAGAGCCAAAAGCCCCAGAAATTGAAGAGGATGAAAGCCTCATCGGGTATTTAAAGAGCATAGTTGAAAACAGAGACTTCCTGAAGTTTTATGCCGCACAGACACTTTGGTGGATGAGCTTTGAGTTCATAGCGATCTTCCTCTATGGAATTCTAGCGTTTATCCTCCACGGCTCAGCCACTGAAGAGAACGTTAAAGCTGTAACATCTCTCGGCTTATACTTAATGGCTCTCTTCAACATTACAGTCCTTCTTGGAGCTCTGCCGGGAGGAATAATCTACGACAAGCTTGGAAGGAGGCTCAGCATAATTCTTGGAGGTATCATCTTCGCTCTGCCTCAGCTTTGGGGATGGTTCATAAGCACGCAAACAGAAATAGTAATAGCATTGGGATTGGCTGGAATAGGGTGGGGAATACTAATGGCAGCATCTTACCCAGTTATCGGCGATTTGCTGACTCGTTATGAGAAGGAAGCGTTTACAGGCAGATACTATGGATTCTTTGAAGCTACTCGCTCACTGCCTGTGCTTTTGGCAGGAACAATTGGTGGTGCAATAGTAGACTTAGCCGGTGAAAATTACCGCATTTTATTCCCAATCGGTGCTCTGCTTGTGTTGTTGGCAATGCCAATGATATGGCACATGAAAAACCTTGAGCCAGGTGAGAAGTAA
- a CDS encoding SLC45 family MFS transporter encodes MNEKFSYKRIFLLGFGFFGISIIWALYNAYVPIFLKDFALSSFIIGIVMVIDNVFAIVMLPYLGALSDKTRTRWGRRMPYILIGAPSAAIFFALIPVARAHKNLALMMGTIILMNFFMAVFRSPVIALMPDITPSRFRSQANGIINFMGGLGALFAYFGGKALYDINYALPFYVGAAMMLIANLLVVIFIKEPEEYRKPSKEKVNLWELLKKTSHESFGELKENLKDVFASQEKSLLFILLAIFLWFIAFNSLETFFTSYAKFELGIKESTGAFLLGLFALGFMVFSIPAGFIGGRIGRKKTITLGLFVIIAVMLIALYLGTQAASGKVEVNFVVKSFAGLFLLGGFGWGMVNVNSLPMVVDMTTEEKVGGYTGLYYFFSMAANIFAPPLSGIAIDYFGYQSLLIFATIFFVLALIAVQFVRRGDIVGQTPQDIYELIPDMD; translated from the coding sequence ATGAACGAGAAGTTCAGCTATAAAAGGATATTCCTTCTGGGATTTGGATTCTTTGGAATAAGCATCATCTGGGCATTATATAACGCTTATGTGCCAATATTTCTGAAAGACTTTGCACTTAGCTCGTTTATAATTGGGATTGTAATGGTTATAGACAATGTCTTTGCAATAGTTATGCTCCCATACCTTGGAGCACTGAGTGATAAGACTAGAACAAGATGGGGAAGGAGAATGCCCTATATATTAATCGGTGCACCATCTGCAGCAATATTCTTTGCTTTGATACCAGTTGCAAGAGCGCACAAGAACTTGGCTTTGATGATGGGAACTATCATCTTGATGAACTTCTTCATGGCAGTCTTTAGGTCTCCAGTAATTGCTCTGATGCCGGATATAACACCATCAAGATTTAGGAGTCAAGCAAACGGAATAATAAACTTCATGGGCGGATTAGGAGCACTCTTCGCTTATTTTGGAGGAAAGGCTCTCTATGATATTAACTATGCCCTGCCTTTCTATGTTGGAGCCGCAATGATGCTGATTGCTAATTTACTGGTTGTTATCTTTATAAAAGAGCCAGAGGAATACAGAAAGCCATCAAAAGAAAAGGTCAACTTATGGGAACTGCTCAAGAAAACGAGTCACGAGAGCTTTGGAGAACTGAAAGAGAACCTCAAAGATGTCTTTGCAAGCCAAGAAAAGAGCCTTCTATTCATCTTGCTGGCAATATTCTTGTGGTTCATAGCATTTAATTCCCTAGAAACATTTTTCACAAGCTACGCAAAGTTTGAACTAGGAATAAAGGAGAGCACCGGAGCATTCTTGCTTGGACTCTTTGCCTTAGGATTTATGGTGTTCTCAATCCCTGCAGGATTCATAGGAGGAAGAATCGGGAGAAAGAAGACAATAACACTCGGACTATTTGTAATAATAGCTGTAATGCTTATTGCCTTATATCTCGGAACCCAAGCCGCAAGCGGGAAAGTGGAAGTGAACTTTGTTGTAAAATCGTTTGCTGGACTATTCCTCCTCGGAGGCTTTGGATGGGGAATGGTGAACGTAAACTCACTTCCAATGGTTGTTGATATGACAACAGAAGAAAAAGTTGGTGGTTATACCGGTCTTTACTACTTCTTCTCAATGGCAGCGAACATCTTTGCACCACCTCTCTCTGGAATAGCAATAGATTACTTTGGATATCAGTCCTTGCTTATCTTTGCTACAATATTCTTCGTTCTAGCACTAATTGCAGTTCAGTTCGTCAGAAGAGGAGACATTGTAGGACAGACACCACAAGACATATATGAGCTAATTCCAGACATGGACTAA